Proteins encoded in a region of the Mesoaciditoga lauensis cd-1655R = DSM 25116 genome:
- a CDS encoding efflux RND transporter permease subunit: MKKLGTWIAKHRWGIITVFVVLSIIMGYEASKIQVIDNITKYVPADDPEISFYNSVADRFKMNNLILVGMKYSDLFSMNSLKNISEVTKGVEKIKGVKSVISLTNAPWVENEEGSVQVSKIGDLLKGNKKVDMQELRKSVMSSSVFKGQFVSPDGRSAMMMVSLVSTMTQEEDISVTKEIENYINTHASAGKVYYTGMPPSNLSAKKIALKNMEILIPLSLIAVAVVLLLVFRNAVGFLLPLLSVIISATWTVGLIHLLGYTMTLANIAIPVVVIALGNAYGIYLVNKYFEEKDRDHITRVSRTLQDIGIAILLSALTTIASFLSLLTVNINPIKAFGVFTAVGITFALVVNLFFTPALASFSNKHASTKDEESPFWKKFANSILRHKIAFVSIALILVGIFSIYIFKIQSDMRLSVLLGKDNDVVRSMDYFNANFNGSDFLIVDFKGEALDPYLLRSEGLISAYASTHFEDVVGGSYSLATVIQEMNQKFNDQNYIPSQSDKVQNLWFLMQGNDLSQLVDNSLNETIEQIRIKPISMQRIRELRKALDAFIDANIFRRYSYVDLSNCDAKGKALAEQSISHYIEAYMSAKGREVSHSVTQNLADKIVNISSSEVLKSNAREAAKELMNYLDSLGMLTDLSSDTLVKLESTIEKNLGEGYSQEGFENALKDAVGADNEDMLAPIMESQIPSLVENFRTSYVKVLLSKELKSTTLNAKDIETLALELSDRTIAVPDKNGKHHVQIGVTGIPIVYNHVSDMLMRSQYESMALSAIVVFILLVLQTSSWVISLIGLIPVALTVVFNFSVMGMFHIPLNAITITIASMTVGVGVDYVVQIFSRFKVEFGKIRNVHDAMMETLATSGRGITYNSLASSAGFATLFMSNIGGLKQFAILAISTMVVALVLSIFILLPILSSLSEKFYRKAFKLNKSKKG, encoded by the coding sequence ATGAAAAAGCTTGGAACATGGATTGCAAAACACAGATGGGGCATCATCACAGTATTTGTAGTTTTAAGCATTATTATGGGGTACGAGGCTTCTAAAATTCAGGTTATAGACAACATAACCAAATATGTGCCCGCAGACGATCCGGAAATATCATTCTACAACAGCGTTGCCGATCGTTTTAAAATGAACAACTTAATCCTTGTGGGCATGAAATACTCCGATCTTTTCTCGATGAATTCCTTAAAAAACATTTCAGAAGTGACAAAAGGGGTAGAAAAGATCAAAGGCGTTAAATCGGTTATCTCTTTAACCAACGCTCCATGGGTTGAAAACGAAGAGGGGAGTGTACAAGTTTCCAAAATAGGTGATCTGCTTAAAGGTAACAAAAAAGTGGACATGCAAGAGTTGAGAAAATCCGTGATGTCTTCTTCCGTTTTCAAAGGACAATTCGTTTCGCCTGACGGAAGGTCAGCTATGATGATGGTAAGTTTGGTTTCCACAATGACTCAGGAAGAAGATATAAGCGTAACAAAAGAAATAGAGAATTACATCAACACACATGCTTCGGCGGGAAAAGTGTATTACACCGGCATGCCGCCTTCAAATCTTTCTGCTAAAAAGATAGCGTTAAAGAACATGGAAATTCTCATTCCGTTATCACTTATTGCGGTGGCAGTGGTGTTGCTTCTTGTTTTCAGAAATGCAGTTGGTTTTTTGCTTCCACTTCTTTCCGTCATCATATCAGCCACGTGGACGGTTGGTTTGATTCATCTTCTTGGATACACGATGACACTCGCCAACATAGCAATTCCTGTTGTCGTTATAGCGCTAGGAAACGCATATGGAATATATCTTGTGAATAAATATTTTGAAGAAAAGGATAGAGATCACATAACACGCGTATCGCGAACCTTGCAGGATATAGGGATAGCAATATTGTTAAGCGCTTTGACAACGATAGCTTCTTTCCTTTCACTTTTAACAGTTAACATAAATCCTATAAAGGCATTTGGTGTTTTCACCGCTGTTGGAATAACGTTTGCTCTCGTTGTAAATCTTTTCTTCACTCCTGCCCTTGCGTCTTTTTCCAATAAACATGCTTCAACTAAGGATGAAGAGAGTCCGTTTTGGAAAAAGTTCGCGAATTCCATATTGCGACATAAAATAGCTTTTGTTTCGATTGCCTTGATTCTTGTGGGAATCTTCAGTATTTACATCTTCAAAATCCAATCGGATATGAGGTTGTCCGTTCTTTTAGGGAAAGATAACGATGTCGTGAGATCTATGGACTATTTCAACGCGAACTTCAACGGCAGTGACTTCTTGATAGTGGATTTCAAAGGAGAAGCACTGGATCCTTATCTCTTGAGAAGCGAAGGTTTGATCTCCGCCTATGCTTCCACTCACTTTGAAGATGTGGTCGGGGGTTCTTATTCATTGGCAACCGTAATTCAAGAAATGAATCAAAAGTTTAACGATCAAAATTACATACCTTCTCAAAGCGACAAAGTGCAAAACCTTTGGTTTTTGATGCAGGGAAACGATCTATCCCAGCTGGTAGACAACTCTTTGAATGAGACGATAGAACAAATAAGAATAAAGCCCATTTCCATGCAAAGGATAAGAGAACTAAGAAAAGCATTGGATGCATTCATAGACGCCAACATTTTCCGGAGATATTCGTATGTTGATCTTTCAAATTGTGACGCGAAAGGAAAAGCGCTTGCCGAGCAATCCATATCGCACTACATCGAAGCTTACATGAGTGCAAAAGGTAGAGAAGTGTCACATTCCGTTACCCAAAATCTTGCAGACAAGATAGTGAACATTTCTTCCAGTGAAGTTTTGAAAAGTAACGCCAGAGAAGCGGCCAAAGAGCTGATGAATTATTTGGATTCGCTTGGAATGTTAACTGATCTTTCCAGCGACACACTTGTCAAACTTGAAAGCACTATTGAGAAGAATTTGGGAGAAGGATATTCGCAAGAAGGCTTCGAAAACGCTTTGAAAGATGCGGTTGGAGCGGATAATGAAGATATGTTGGCACCTATTATGGAATCCCAAATTCCATCCCTTGTGGAAAATTTCAGAACCTCTTATGTCAAGGTCCTTCTTTCCAAAGAACTCAAGAGTACAACTTTAAATGCGAAAGATATCGAAACGCTGGCTCTTGAATTATCAGATCGAACGATAGCCGTACCAGACAAAAATGGAAAACATCACGTTCAAATTGGCGTTACGGGAATTCCAATCGTGTACAATCACGTTTCAGACATGTTGATGCGTTCGCAGTACGAATCCATGGCCCTTTCAGCGATAGTCGTGTTCATCTTGTTGGTTCTTCAAACGTCTTCCTGGGTTATCTCTTTAATAGGTCTCATTCCTGTTGCGTTAACCGTTGTGTTCAATTTCAGCGTCATGGGAATGTTCCACATACCACTAAATGCCATAACCATTACCATAGCCTCTATGACTGTTGGTGTGGGCGTGGACTACGTCGTTCAGATTTTTAGCAGATTCAAAGTGGAGTTCGGAAAGATTAGAAATGTGCACGATGCGATGATGGAAACACTTGCCACATCCGGAAGAGGTATCACTTACAACTCTCTGGCTTCTTCTGCAGGATTTGCCACACTGTTCATGTCAAACATAGGAGGATTGAAGCAGTTCGCAATACTTGCAATATCCACTATGGTGGTGGCTTTGGTGTTATCGATTTTCATACTTTTGCCAATACTTTCATCGCTTTCCGAGAAATTTTACAGGAAAGCGTTCAAATTAAACAAATCGAAGAAGGGGTGA
- a CDS encoding AbrB/MazE/SpoVT family DNA-binding domain-containing protein — protein MELAKVTSKGQVTIPKEIREKLNLKKGDKVLFIEKEDGILIANASMMEFKRAQAAFSAEARDKNITEEELNSAVKKIRRNLSGKA, from the coding sequence ATGGAGCTCGCAAAAGTAACATCCAAAGGACAGGTAACCATTCCAAAAGAAATAAGGGAAAAGCTAAATCTGAAAAAGGGAGACAAGGTGCTTTTCATAGAAAAAGAGGATGGAATACTTATAGCAAACGCTTCAATGATGGAATTCAAAAGAGCACAAGCTGCTTTTTCCGCTGAAGCGAGGGATAAGAACATAACTGAAGAGGAGTTAAATTCGGCGGTAAAGAAAATACGCCGGAACTTAAGTGGTAAAGCATGA
- a CDS encoding putative toxin-antitoxin system toxin component, PIN family, whose translation MKIMIDTNVLISALAFPNSTPAKAVEKIIQDGHEVALCDQIVSELIKVVELKFPTKMHVLKDFLENFNYTLFRTPKVLNGSEYPVVRDESDLPILVCAIDNSIEILVSGDKDLLSIQNCERLKILSPAEVLQKL comes from the coding sequence ATGAAAATAATGATAGACACAAATGTTCTAATTTCTGCTCTTGCATTTCCAAATTCAACACCCGCAAAAGCTGTGGAAAAAATCATTCAAGATGGTCATGAAGTAGCACTTTGCGATCAAATAGTAAGCGAGCTAATAAAAGTTGTAGAGTTAAAATTCCCCACCAAAATGCATGTACTGAAAGATTTTTTGGAAAACTTCAACTACACTCTTTTTAGGACACCAAAAGTTCTAAATGGCTCAGAATATCCGGTGGTTAGAGATGAAAGCGATCTCCCTATTCTTGTTTGTGCGATTGATAATTCTATTGAGATTCTCGTAAGCGGCGACAAAGATCTTTTAAGCATTCAAAATTGTGAGCGTTTAAAAATACTTTCTCCAGCTGAGGTATTACAAAAGTTGTAA
- a CDS encoding flagellar hook-basal body protein, with amino-acid sequence MHTGFYTATMGMLVEQAQVNTISNNLANVNSAGYKSDSISFKAFMKRPVYEAKLNEPKKFLGNTYNAVGVDEVRANMEEGTLKETHGKYDYAIQGKGFFAVEDGDKILYTRNGSFGVSDEGYLVDKFGRKVLSASLTPVNVLKSENPAVFDVRDEKKLEKVGDTSFVPTKESGKFILKPDANILRGYLEMSNVNVVRQMVDLINAYRHYEISQRVITTEDALFSTALRVGSPR; translated from the coding sequence GTGCACACAGGTTTTTATACGGCAACGATGGGAATGCTTGTGGAGCAAGCGCAAGTGAATACAATTTCAAACAACCTGGCAAACGTCAACAGTGCAGGATATAAATCCGATTCGATTTCGTTCAAAGCTTTCATGAAAAGACCTGTATACGAAGCTAAATTAAATGAGCCGAAGAAATTCTTGGGTAACACTTACAACGCTGTTGGCGTCGATGAAGTGCGTGCAAACATGGAAGAAGGAACGTTAAAAGAAACGCACGGAAAATATGATTATGCCATCCAAGGAAAAGGTTTTTTTGCCGTAGAAGATGGCGACAAAATTCTTTACACGAGAAATGGAAGTTTTGGAGTTTCAGATGAAGGATATTTGGTCGATAAATTTGGTAGAAAGGTTTTAAGCGCTTCCTTAACACCGGTAAACGTTTTGAAAAGCGAAAATCCTGCCGTCTTTGACGTCAGAGATGAGAAAAAGCTGGAAAAAGTAGGGGACACATCTTTCGTTCCAACAAAAGAAAGTGGAAAGTTCATACTCAAACCAGATGCAAATATATTAAGAGGTTACCTTGAAATGTCTAACGTGAACGTCGTCAGGCAAATGGTGGATCTCATAAACGCGTACAGACATTACGAAATTTCCCAAAGGGTAATAACCACAGAAGACGCGCTTTTTTCAACGGCCCTTAGAGTGGGAAGTCCAAGATAA
- the flgG gene encoding flagellar basal-body rod protein FlgG: MLGSLSTAATGMNAQQFMLDTIANNLANVNTTGYKQVRAEFASLAYQDIFTSGTPTSQSTQSPTGLYKGHGVRTVATNRLFTLGNIKSTGNPLDIAIGGDGFFQVQLQSGQIAYTRDGSFKLDGQGRIVTSDGYVVVPNIVVPSDATSINIAPNGTVSVTNANGTSTQVGNLTLVKFLNPAGLNAIGDNLYTSTPASGQPIQGVPNQDGFGALRQGYLEMSNVNVIQQMVDMINAQRAYEFDARVIQTSDTMLQDAATLKR, from the coding sequence ATGTTAGGTTCTCTTTCAACAGCAGCTACCGGCATGAACGCTCAACAGTTCATGCTTGATACCATAGCCAACAACCTTGCAAATGTCAACACAACAGGCTACAAACAGGTAAGGGCTGAATTCGCTTCTTTGGCATACCAAGACATATTCACCTCTGGTACTCCAACATCTCAATCCACACAATCACCAACCGGCTTGTACAAAGGCCATGGTGTTAGAACCGTTGCCACCAACCGTTTGTTCACACTTGGAAACATAAAGTCCACCGGAAATCCACTCGATATCGCCATAGGTGGAGATGGATTTTTCCAGGTTCAACTTCAAAGCGGACAAATAGCTTACACCAGAGATGGAAGTTTTAAATTAGACGGACAAGGAAGAATCGTAACCTCAGATGGATATGTTGTTGTGCCGAATATAGTCGTTCCTTCAGATGCAACCTCCATAAACATCGCCCCGAACGGAACGGTAAGCGTAACGAACGCCAATGGCACTTCCACGCAAGTTGGAAACTTGACTCTTGTTAAATTTTTAAATCCTGCCGGTCTTAACGCGATAGGTGATAACCTTTACACTTCAACACCCGCTTCTGGTCAACCCATTCAAGGCGTTCCAAACCAGGATGGCTTCGGTGCGTTAAGACAGGGCTACCTTGAAATGTCCAACGTAAACGTCATTCAACAAATGGTTGACATGATAAACGCTCAAAGGGCATACGAATTCGACGCAAGGGTTATTCAGACGTCCGATACCATGCTTCAAGATGCGGCAACTTTGAAGAGATGA
- the flgA gene encoding flagellar basal body P-ring formation chaperone FlgA yields the protein MRNIAFVLLMIFATLTFSSTLTLKSSATVTGQYVTLYDLAATFDGVSAKRLKKFIVAFAPQPGRSYVLNADSIKIRAQNEIEWLKVFENSKNIKITSKAFVVDLSLIHDAIEEKVGKTVFLTNFPSISLSGTDYTAKVQSISNISNKYFALVRLNQNGSDSYVNVEFETTEIGSCDTLQDIKNVVLSTMEKGLSLSLASTTPGGKFDYVEVGKPLKSFSNILKVPVNLVSKSKKFSTVLEYKLSLYKNVVLAKKDIPYGKKISEDDLFTKRMNVYATSTIYATSVESCVGKISTWSFRKGQVISLNGLKSPPDVLTGEILIAYVSYPSMTITTFVRAMQNGNIGQIIAVRNVSNGYMLYGVVEKGPKIRIYSGGE from the coding sequence TTGAGGAATATCGCGTTCGTCCTGTTGATGATATTTGCAACTCTGACATTTTCATCAACGTTAACCTTGAAATCGAGCGCGACCGTAACGGGGCAATATGTAACGCTTTACGATCTGGCGGCAACGTTTGATGGAGTTTCCGCAAAAAGGTTGAAAAAATTCATAGTGGCATTTGCCCCTCAACCCGGAAGAAGTTACGTCTTGAACGCTGACAGCATAAAAATCAGGGCTCAAAATGAGATAGAATGGCTGAAAGTCTTTGAAAACTCGAAGAATATAAAGATCACATCAAAAGCTTTTGTCGTGGATCTCTCGTTAATTCACGATGCGATAGAAGAAAAAGTTGGAAAAACCGTGTTTTTGACGAATTTTCCATCAATAAGTCTTTCGGGCACAGATTATACGGCAAAAGTTCAAAGTATTTCCAACATATCCAACAAATACTTTGCACTTGTAAGATTGAATCAAAACGGAAGCGATTCTTACGTCAACGTGGAATTTGAAACGACTGAAATTGGGAGCTGTGATACCCTACAAGATATCAAAAACGTGGTGCTTTCCACGATGGAAAAAGGACTTTCCCTTTCACTTGCAAGCACCACACCGGGTGGAAAGTTCGATTATGTAGAAGTGGGAAAACCTTTAAAGTCATTTTCAAATATTTTGAAAGTGCCGGTGAATCTGGTATCAAAATCAAAGAAATTCTCAACTGTCCTGGAATACAAGCTTTCGCTTTACAAAAACGTTGTATTGGCAAAAAAGGATATACCTTACGGAAAAAAGATAAGCGAAGACGATCTATTCACAAAGAGAATGAACGTGTACGCCACTTCTACGATTTACGCAACGTCTGTTGAATCATGTGTTGGAAAGATAAGCACATGGAGCTTCAGAAAAGGACAAGTTATATCTTTGAACGGCCTTAAATCCCCACCAGATGTGTTAACGGGAGAGATCCTAATAGCGTACGTTTCTTATCCGTCTATGACCATTACGACTTTTGTGAGGGCAATGCAAAACGGGAATATAGGCCAAATCATAGCTGTAAGGAATGTAAGCAACGGATACATGCTTTACGGTGTCGTGGAAAAAGGGCCTAAAATACGCATTTACTCTGGAGGCGAATGA
- a CDS encoding flagellar basal body L-ring protein FlgH translates to MRKLFSILLIVSLLSSLTMATSLWSSSSNKKFKSLFVMKVASEVGDTLNVMVYDNTTASYSYSNPNYKGGLLSVLVGLLKSVTNFDLTKFIPINSSTTIDTSKSSSKNQSQFVTQIAAVITKVEPNGNFLIKGSKEVKVGQSMKQVQIEGIVNPNDISQDNTVDSSKIADLKIWYDGSLVFQQGMNEDRWINWIFSSLSSILF, encoded by the coding sequence ATGAGAAAGTTGTTCTCCATTCTTTTGATAGTTTCATTGTTATCATCTTTAACGATGGCGACTTCGTTGTGGAGCTCATCCAGCAACAAAAAATTCAAATCTTTATTCGTTATGAAAGTTGCAAGCGAAGTGGGAGACACTTTAAACGTCATGGTGTACGATAACACAACTGCTTCGTATTCTTACAGTAACCCGAATTACAAGGGAGGACTGTTATCCGTTCTTGTGGGGCTGCTCAAATCCGTCACCAATTTTGATCTGACCAAATTCATTCCGATAAACTCTTCTACAACGATAGACACGTCAAAATCGAGTTCGAAAAACCAATCACAATTCGTCACGCAAATAGCCGCCGTTATTACGAAGGTCGAACCAAATGGGAATTTCCTTATAAAAGGTTCAAAAGAGGTTAAAGTAGGCCAATCCATGAAACAAGTTCAAATAGAAGGCATCGTAAACCCCAACGATATTTCTCAGGATAACACCGTTGATTCCTCTAAGATAGCTGATCTGAAAATATGGTATGATGGAAGTCTCGTCTTCCAACAAGGCATGAACGAAGACAGATGGATAAATTGGATTTTCAGTTCTCTCTCGTCCATACTCTTCTAA
- a CDS encoding flagellar basal body P-ring protein FlgI — protein MKRIIWTILSFILVSSIFATSVMRIEDITKIRGAMDNQLFGVGVVIGLDGSGDSGQVPSTLLANMLKNFGVVTTAAELKSKNSALVMVTADIPPFYYPGMKLSVTVSSIGDAKSLKGGVLLQTPLYGADGNVYAVAQGNVSLGGAETKQSASLQKRYLLVGTIPDGAIVQKLIPSDIIKKNTITLLLNKPDFVTAARVAQAVNGKFGTNIAKAQDAAAIDVEVPKVFQNDLIDFLAIIQQIQVTPNIPQEIVINERTGTIVFGGNIQLPDFTMSYGNFSISVTNGKVSAGGTNTTTNTIANLISALKALGATPQDIISIIESLHKSGIIQQNVVIM, from the coding sequence TTGAAAAGAATCATTTGGACAATCTTATCATTTATCCTCGTTTCATCGATCTTCGCAACATCTGTGATGCGCATAGAAGATATAACCAAGATAAGGGGCGCGATGGACAACCAGCTTTTCGGAGTTGGAGTTGTGATAGGATTGGACGGCAGTGGAGACAGCGGCCAGGTACCTTCTACGCTGTTGGCTAACATGTTGAAAAATTTTGGTGTTGTAACCACGGCAGCTGAGTTGAAATCGAAAAATTCGGCTCTCGTGATGGTAACGGCTGATATTCCTCCGTTTTATTATCCGGGAATGAAACTCAGTGTTACGGTTTCCTCCATAGGCGATGCGAAGAGTTTAAAAGGCGGCGTTTTGCTTCAAACGCCTCTTTACGGTGCCGATGGAAATGTCTACGCTGTCGCACAAGGAAACGTTTCTCTGGGAGGAGCTGAAACAAAACAATCGGCTTCGCTTCAAAAGAGATACTTACTTGTCGGTACAATTCCAGATGGTGCCATAGTTCAAAAGCTCATACCATCCGACATAATCAAGAAAAACACCATCACACTCTTGTTAAACAAGCCAGATTTTGTTACCGCTGCGCGTGTAGCTCAAGCCGTGAATGGCAAATTCGGAACGAACATCGCGAAAGCCCAGGATGCAGCTGCCATAGACGTTGAAGTTCCAAAAGTGTTTCAAAACGATCTTATCGACTTCTTGGCAATAATTCAGCAAATCCAGGTTACGCCAAACATACCTCAGGAAATAGTGATAAACGAAAGAACAGGAACGATCGTATTTGGAGGAAACATCCAGCTTCCAGATTTCACGATGAGCTATGGTAATTTCTCTATATCCGTAACGAACGGAAAGGTATCCGCGGGAGGAACGAACACCACAACGAATACGATTGCAAATCTCATATCCGCTTTAAAAGCTTTGGGGGCAACGCCTCAAGATATCATATCGATAATAGAATCTCTTCATAAGTCTGGAATAATTCAGCAGAATGTGGTGATAATGTGA
- a CDS encoding DHH family phosphoesterase: MLRKLDEVVERLKKAKKVLIMGHIKPDGDDISSVATLALMLRKTGKEAEGCIADNIPWFYKEIPGVSVIKNVDDLANYEYDTSITVDASEISRIGDSVKLLKNGKPDITLDHHKTNVGFGEYDFYDSNYAATAVIVYEIGKMLGIEYTPELAEINLLGIATDTGFFKYSNTDRKVFQYASELVGAGANIQHIASAVLEHKTLNEIKLQSEMINTLKVEENGKLAWAYISYDMFKRNNCTDEDAGGFVSDIRALYGVEVAILFIEWPENQVNISFRSKNYVDVSEIALAFGGGGHERASGCSCKGEKLEEMMEKVIAKTKEILKKY; the protein is encoded by the coding sequence ATGCTTAGAAAATTGGACGAAGTTGTAGAAAGACTGAAAAAGGCAAAAAAAGTACTCATAATGGGGCACATTAAGCCGGACGGTGATGATATAAGTTCGGTTGCGACACTTGCTTTGATGTTAAGAAAGACGGGAAAAGAAGCGGAAGGTTGCATAGCAGATAACATTCCATGGTTTTACAAAGAAATACCAGGTGTGTCTGTGATAAAAAATGTGGATGATTTAGCGAATTACGAGTACGACACGTCCATCACCGTTGATGCCTCGGAGATATCCAGAATAGGAGATTCTGTAAAGCTTCTTAAAAATGGAAAACCGGACATAACGCTGGATCACCACAAAACGAATGTGGGATTTGGGGAATACGACTTTTACGACTCTAATTACGCTGCCACAGCGGTCATAGTGTATGAAATCGGAAAAATGCTTGGCATAGAGTACACTCCAGAATTGGCCGAGATAAACCTTCTTGGTATAGCTACAGACACGGGATTCTTCAAGTATTCAAATACCGATCGAAAGGTTTTCCAATACGCTTCCGAGCTTGTAGGCGCCGGTGCAAATATCCAACATATAGCATCGGCCGTTTTGGAGCATAAAACTTTGAACGAAATAAAGCTCCAATCCGAAATGATAAACACACTAAAGGTGGAAGAAAATGGGAAACTGGCATGGGCTTACATCTCTTACGATATGTTTAAAAGAAACAACTGCACGGATGAAGATGCAGGGGGCTTCGTTTCAGATATAAGAGCACTTTACGGTGTGGAAGTTGCCATCCTTTTCATAGAATGGCCGGAGAATCAGGTGAATATTTCCTTCAGATCCAAAAATTACGTAGATGTAAGCGAAATAGCGCTGGCATTTGGCGGTGGCGGGCACGAACGTGCTTCTGGATGCAGTTGTAAGGGCGAAAAACTTGAAGAGATGATGGAAAAGGTTATAGCTAAAACGAAAGAAATCCTTAAAAAATATTGA